A genomic window from Helicobacter suis HS1 includes:
- a CDS encoding oxidoreductase, with product MSVAKEIELCVVMPPMVQYIAQDGYVNEWHTQHYISRAIGQVGLIIVEASAINASARISEGDLGIYEEGHIKGLTHIVEKCHQYGSKIAIQLAHAGRKVELKNTTLLAPSALRFNDRHAMPKEMDKEDIRAVIADFKKAALRAKQAGFDAIEVHGAHGYLISSFLSPLSNQRTDAYGRNRALFLQEVLEAVGSAVDLPILLRVSARDYHKDGNTPEKIATLLTPLDHLYDALDVSSGGVVEAPIKVYPGYQIAAAEFLKEALDKPTIGGGLLEEPKMVQRIIGSQTTDAIYLARALLKNPFWCFNAALQLGQEIDIPKPYERIKYL from the coding sequence GTGAGCGTGGCTAAAGAAATTGAGCTATGCGTAGTGATGCCCCCAATGGTACAATACATCGCTCAAGATGGTTATGTGAATGAGTGGCATACCCAGCACTATATCAGCCGTGCTATTGGGCAGGTAGGGTTAATTATTGTGGAGGCATCAGCAATTAATGCCTCTGCTAGAATTTCTGAGGGTGATTTAGGGATTTATGAAGAAGGGCATATCAAGGGTCTAACCCACATTGTAGAAAAATGCCACCAATACGGCTCTAAAATAGCCATACAACTTGCCCATGCGGGTAGAAAAGTTGAGCTTAAAAACACAACCCTTTTAGCCCCCTCAGCCTTGCGTTTTAATGATCGCCATGCCATGCCTAAAGAGATGGACAAAGAAGACATCAGGGCCGTTATTGCAGATTTTAAGAAAGCAGCTCTAAGAGCCAAACAGGCGGGTTTTGATGCCATAGAAGTACACGGCGCGCATGGTTATTTGATCAGCAGTTTTCTCTCTCCTCTTAGCAACCAACGCACCGATGCTTATGGTAGAAACCGCGCGCTTTTTCTACAAGAAGTTTTAGAGGCTGTTGGCAGCGCAGTTGATCTGCCCATTTTATTACGCGTTTCGGCTAGAGACTATCACAAAGATGGCAATACACCCGAGAAAATAGCCACACTTCTTACACCTCTTGATCATCTCTACGATGCTTTAGATGTGAGCAGTGGGGGGGTGGTAGAAGCGCCTATTAAAGTGTATCCGGGCTATCAGATCGCAGCAGCAGAATTTCTTAAAGAAGCGCTAGACAAACCCACAATCGGGGGTGGTTTGCTTGAAGAACCTAAAATGGTACAAAGAATTATTGGGAGTCAAACCACCGATGCGATCTATTTAGCCCGTGCGCTTTTAAAAAATCCGTTTTGGTGCTTTAATGCAGCTTTGCAACTTGGACAAGAGATAGATATTCCTAAACCTTACGAGCGCATCAAGTATTTATAA
- the groL gene encoding chaperonin GroEL (60 kDa chaperone family; promotes refolding of misfolded polypeptides especially under stressful conditions; forms two stacked rings of heptamers to form a barrel-shaped 14mer; ends can be capped by GroES; misfolded proteins enter the barrel where they are refolded when GroES binds) encodes MATKEIKFSDSARSKLFEGVKQLNDAVKVTMGPRGRNVLIQKSYGAPSITKDGVSVAKEIELSCPVANMGAQLVKEVASKTADAAGDGTTTATVLAYSIFKEGLRNITAGANPIEVKRGMDKASEAIIAELKKASKKVGGKEEITQVATISANSDEKIGKLIADAMEKVGKDGVITVEEAKGIEDELDVVEGMQFDRGYLSPYFVTNAEKMTTQLENAYILLTDKKISSMKDILPLLERTMKEGKPLLIIAEDIEGEALTTLVVNKLRGVLNVAAVKAPGFGDRRKEMLKDIAILTGGEVISEELGKTLENASVEDLGVAARIVIDKDNTTIVDGKGKAHAVKDRIAQIKTQIEATTSDYDREKLQERLAKLSGGVAVIKVGAASEVEMKEKKDRVDDALSATKAAVEEGIVIGGGAALIRAAQKVHLELQEDEKVGYEIIKRAIKAPLAQIAANAGYDRGVVVNEVEKHKEAHFGFNASNGEYVDMFKAGIIDPLKVARIALQNAVSVSSLLLTTEATVHEVKEEKPATPAVPDMGGMGGMGGMGGSSFQTAHAVNFLKA; translated from the coding sequence ATGGCAACTAAAGAGATCAAGTTTTCAGACAGCGCACGCAGTAAACTTTTTGAAGGCGTAAAACAACTTAACGACGCTGTTAAAGTTACAATGGGCCCCCGCGGGCGTAATGTGCTCATTCAAAAAAGCTATGGCGCGCCTAGCATCACAAAAGACGGCGTGAGCGTGGCTAAAGAAATTGAGCTATCCTGCCCTGTGGCTAATATGGGCGCACAACTAGTTAAAGAAGTGGCTAGTAAAACCGCCGATGCTGCTGGAGATGGCACCACTACAGCTACCGTGCTAGCTTATAGCATTTTTAAAGAGGGCTTGCGCAATATCACAGCGGGGGCTAATCCTATTGAAGTTAAACGAGGCATGGATAAAGCCAGCGAGGCTATCATTGCTGAACTTAAAAAGGCAAGCAAAAAAGTAGGCGGGAAAGAGGAAATCACCCAAGTAGCTACTATTTCGGCTAACTCTGATGAAAAAATTGGCAAACTCATTGCCGATGCGATGGAAAAAGTGGGCAAAGACGGGGTGATCACCGTAGAGGAAGCAAAAGGAATTGAGGACGAATTAGATGTGGTGGAGGGCATGCAATTTGATCGCGGCTATCTCTCCCCTTATTTTGTAACCAATGCGGAAAAAATGACCACCCAACTAGAAAACGCCTACATTCTTTTAACTGATAAGAAAATTTCTAGCATGAAAGATATTTTACCTCTGTTAGAGCGCACCATGAAAGAGGGTAAACCCCTATTAATTATCGCTGAAGACATTGAGGGCGAAGCGCTTACAACTTTGGTTGTGAATAAACTTAGAGGTGTGCTTAATGTAGCCGCTGTTAAAGCCCCCGGATTTGGCGATCGCAGAAAAGAAATGCTTAAAGACATTGCTATTTTAACCGGCGGAGAAGTTATTTCTGAGGAACTGGGCAAAACTTTAGAAAATGCTAGCGTAGAGGATCTAGGTGTAGCGGCAAGAATTGTTATTGATAAAGATAACACCACGATCGTAGATGGCAAAGGTAAAGCCCATGCGGTTAAAGATCGCATCGCTCAAATTAAAACCCAAATTGAGGCTACAACTAGCGATTATGATCGCGAAAAACTCCAAGAAAGGCTAGCTAAGCTTAGCGGAGGCGTGGCTGTGATTAAAGTGGGCGCGGCTTCTGAGGTGGAAATGAAAGAGAAAAAAGATCGCGTAGACGATGCGCTTTCTGCGACTAAAGCTGCTGTTGAAGAAGGCATTGTTATTGGCGGGGGTGCGGCTTTAATCCGTGCAGCCCAAAAAGTGCATTTAGAATTACAAGAAGATGAAAAAGTGGGCTATGAAATCATTAAACGCGCGATTAAGGCCCCTTTAGCCCAGATTGCAGCCAATGCCGGTTATGATCGTGGGGTGGTGGTTAATGAGGTAGAAAAACACAAAGAAGCGCATTTTGGTTTTAATGCAAGCAATGGCGAATATGTAGACATGTTTAAGGCCGGTATTATTGATCCGCTTAAAGTAGCCCGCATTGCTTTACAAAACGCGGTTTCTGTTTCTAGTTTGCTTCTTACAACTGAGGCCACTGTGCATGAAGTTAAAGAAGAAAAACCCGCTACTCCGGCCGTACCTGATATGGGCGGCATGGGTGGTATGGGAGGTATGGGCGGCTCAAGTTTTCAGACAGCGCACGCAGTAAACTTTTTGAAGGCGTAA
- the groES gene encoding co-chaperone GroES, with the protein MFKPLGERVLVERLEEEKKTPSGIIIPDNAKEKPQMGVVKAVSHKVSEEHKYLKEGDVVAFGKYKGSEIVLGDKEFIVLDLEDVLGIVDSHHHGHGEHKGNKHEGHSHHNH; encoded by the coding sequence ATGTTTAAGCCACTTGGCGAAAGAGTGCTAGTTGAAAGACTAGAAGAAGAAAAGAAAACACCCTCTGGCATTATCATTCCAGATAACGCCAAAGAAAAACCCCAAATGGGTGTAGTGAAGGCTGTTAGCCACAAAGTTAGCGAGGAACATAAATACCTCAAAGAGGGCGATGTAGTGGCCTTTGGCAAATACAAAGGTAGCGAAATTGTTTTAGGCGATAAAGAATTTATCGTTTTAGACTTAGAAGATGTCTTAGGCATAGTAGATTCGCATCACCACGGACATGGAGAACATAAGGGCAATAAGCACGAGGGCCATAGCCACCACAACCATTAG
- the dnaG gene encoding DNA primase: protein MISQESLEQLKQVADIVEVVQSYIDLKRVGSNYRAICPFHDEKTPSFMINPSRNSFKCYGCSKAGNAITFVMEYEKLDFISAVQKLAHMFNLPLQYTTEQKQTLPSTDLLEKIAQCYQIQLKKHPLVLDYLKQRGLKEESIKAFNLGFCAPQSVLDFINQEKLDRQALLELGVLGEEDNKSFVRLKQRLIFPIHNPNGKMVGFGGRILQDNSGAAKYINSPQTVLFNKSKLLYGYFQAREAIFKTKQIILTEGYLDVILLQQAGFKTAVATLGTALTETHIPILNRGDPSVILLYDGDEAGYLAALRASKILSLELKRGGVVLLNNALDPADMITQGKSAELKALLQKPIPFIEFVLKGLVKPYSLSDALQKQKAFKEAQTFLHSLPQVLQEEYRPMAASLLKLPRNALTLKKNPLPQMQAAERLIKNPLEEILIKYMALHPELLTQAKNYIHPETFEHCAQEFNTLCLGEENVQILNIKLDNRLPTLSENFEQDFKAQLLLFIKRHCQRRIEETNHLNKELNPQERLEILVKWRTKLQQINKGELVQI from the coding sequence ATGATCAGCCAAGAGTCTTTAGAACAACTCAAACAAGTAGCAGACATTGTAGAAGTGGTGCAAAGTTACATTGATTTAAAAAGAGTGGGTAGCAATTACCGGGCTATCTGCCCTTTCCATGATGAAAAAACCCCTAGTTTTATGATCAACCCCTCCCGCAACTCTTTTAAGTGTTATGGTTGCTCTAAAGCGGGTAATGCCATCACCTTTGTGATGGAATATGAAAAGTTAGATTTTATAAGCGCGGTGCAAAAACTAGCCCATATGTTTAACTTGCCCTTGCAATACACTACAGAGCAAAAACAAACCCTGCCCTCCACAGATTTATTAGAAAAAATCGCCCAGTGTTACCAGATTCAACTTAAAAAACACCCTTTGGTTTTGGATTATTTAAAACAAAGAGGGCTTAAAGAAGAGTCTATCAAGGCTTTTAATTTAGGGTTTTGTGCCCCCCAAAGTGTTTTAGATTTTATAAACCAAGAAAAATTAGACCGCCAAGCCCTACTTGAATTAGGGGTATTAGGGGAGGAGGATAATAAGAGTTTTGTGCGCCTTAAGCAGCGACTAATTTTTCCTATCCATAACCCTAATGGTAAAATGGTGGGCTTTGGCGGGCGGATTTTACAAGATAATTCCGGCGCGGCTAAGTACATTAATTCTCCTCAAACCGTGCTGTTTAATAAATCTAAACTACTTTATGGTTACTTCCAAGCCCGCGAGGCTATTTTTAAAACCAAACAAATTATTCTCACAGAGGGCTATTTAGATGTGATCTTACTCCAACAGGCTGGTTTTAAAACGGCTGTGGCTACTTTAGGAACGGCTTTAACAGAAACACATATTCCCATTTTAAACCGGGGCGATCCATCTGTGATCTTGCTTTATGATGGCGATGAAGCGGGATATTTAGCGGCTTTAAGGGCGAGTAAAATCCTCTCTTTGGAGCTTAAAAGAGGGGGTGTGGTACTTTTAAACAATGCACTCGATCCAGCCGACATGATTACTCAGGGTAAAAGTGCCGAACTTAAAGCGCTTTTGCAAAAACCTATCCCTTTTATTGAATTTGTCCTAAAAGGTCTTGTAAAACCCTATTCTTTAAGCGATGCCTTACAGAAACAAAAGGCTTTTAAAGAAGCGCAAACCTTTTTACATAGCTTGCCTCAAGTGTTGCAGGAGGAATATAGGCCTATGGCAGCCTCTCTTTTAAAACTCCCAAGAAATGCCCTTACTTTGAAAAAAAACCCCCTACCCCAGATGCAAGCAGCAGAACGGCTTATTAAAAATCCGCTTGAGGAGATTTTAATTAAATACATGGCCTTACACCCAGAGCTTTTAACGCAAGCCAAAAATTATATCCACCCTGAAACTTTTGAGCACTGCGCGCAGGAATTTAACACCCTTTGCTTAGGAGAGGAGAATGTGCAAATTTTAAATATCAAGTTAGATAATCGTCTACCTACCCTTTCTGAAAACTTTGAGCAGGATTTTAAAGCCCAACTTCTTTTATTTATCAAGCGCCATTGCCAAAGAAGGATTGAAGAGACTAATCACCTCAACAAAGAGCTTAACCCGCAAGAAAGGTTAGAAATTCTAGTAAAATGGCGGACTAAATTACAACAGATCAACAAAGGAGAGTTAGTTCAGATATGA
- a CDS encoding argininosuccinate synthase domain-containing protein, translated as MKALALFSGGLDSLLSMHLVASQGIEVIALHFNIGFGGNKDKLEYLQNATKQIGVELLLCDIREQFFNEVLFSPKYGYGKYFNPCIDCHANMFKQAFYKLLELRADFVISGEVLGQRPKSQRREAMDQVKKLVRAFGEQSCFDALLDRSGQNINKPQFLDQLLLRPMSAKLLEPSFMEKQGWVDRNRLLDVQGRSRVYQLERVQELGLKYYEKPGGGCLLTDLSVSQKLKDLQAHRQATKQEMVVQDSVLVKVGRYMVVGNTRVIVARNEIENSKLDTQHPLMDKIELRSCKGPLGLIEKCASTEEKILAAQIVLGYGKSTPNQVYEVQVGNLAFEVSPLSRKKAQQYLFLH; from the coding sequence ATGAAAGCATTAGCCCTTTTTAGCGGAGGATTGGATAGTTTACTCTCTATGCACCTAGTGGCCTCACAGGGAATAGAAGTGATTGCCTTGCACTTTAATATTGGCTTTGGAGGCAATAAGGATAAATTAGAATATTTACAAAATGCCACTAAGCAGATTGGGGTAGAATTGTTGCTTTGTGATATTCGCGAGCAGTTTTTTAACGAGGTGTTGTTTAGCCCAAAATACGGTTATGGGAAATATTTTAACCCTTGTATTGATTGCCATGCCAATATGTTTAAACAGGCTTTTTATAAACTTTTAGAACTCAGGGCAGATTTTGTGATCAGTGGTGAGGTTTTAGGGCAAAGACCTAAAAGCCAGCGCAGAGAAGCTATGGATCAAGTTAAAAAGCTGGTACGCGCCTTTGGAGAACAAAGCTGTTTTGATGCATTGCTCGATCGCAGTGGTCAGAATATAAATAAACCCCAATTTTTAGATCAACTGCTTTTAAGACCCATGAGCGCTAAACTCTTAGAGCCTAGTTTTATGGAGAAACAAGGGTGGGTGGATCGTAATAGGCTTTTAGATGTGCAGGGGCGTAGCCGTGTATACCAGCTTGAGAGGGTGCAAGAACTAGGCTTAAAATATTATGAAAAACCCGGTGGGGGGTGTTTGCTCACCGATTTAAGCGTGAGTCAAAAACTCAAAGATTTGCAAGCCCACCGCCAAGCTACCAAGCAAGAAATGGTGGTTCAAGATAGCGTATTAGTCAAGGTAGGCCGTTATATGGTGGTGGGCAATACGCGGGTGATTGTGGCTAGAAATGAGATAGAAAATAGCAAACTAGACACGCAACACCCCTTAATGGATAAAATAGAGCTACGCAGTTGCAAGGGGCCACTTGGTTTAATAGAAAAATGCGCCAGTACAGAGGAAAAAATTTTAGCAGCTCAGATTGTTCTTGGCTATGGCAAAAGTACACCTAATCAGGTTTATGAGGTACAAGTAGGCAATCTGGCTTTTGAAGTGTCCCCCTTGAGTCGCAAGAAAGCCCAACAATATTTATTTTTACACTGA
- a CDS encoding DUF5718 family protein, with amino-acid sequence MQDFIGLGVVGNFAGHLEQAGESDNFTNIRMKHVEKDAPKGLFPFYIPHAKGYLGRYCLDNKWVILPDDLSLNAQAEPEIALECEVVYGKEQEVEKIIPHYFMAFNDASIRNLKSTRLSAKKNFSRASKGVGARLPIDRFVYGGVCNDYSIASFLTRDGQTHMYGENSKLTKYEYFYEKLLNWIVEMLNTQEDVGSLENLKEVLGSCNYPSKMLVAIGATPYMPFGQENFLKQDDVITIIAYNHRRYAIEKLLDMTASNELLISHLADTSIVQQKIALESGD; translated from the coding sequence ATGCAAGATTTTATTGGTTTGGGGGTGGTGGGCAATTTTGCAGGACACTTAGAACAAGCAGGCGAGTCGGATAATTTTACAAATATCCGCATGAAACATGTAGAAAAAGACGCGCCTAAAGGGCTTTTCCCTTTTTATATCCCGCATGCAAAGGGGTATTTGGGGCGTTATTGTTTAGATAATAAATGGGTGATTTTACCAGATGATTTAAGCCTAAATGCCCAAGCAGAGCCAGAAATCGCGCTAGAGTGTGAGGTGGTGTATGGTAAAGAGCAAGAGGTAGAAAAAATTATCCCGCATTATTTCATGGCTTTTAACGACGCTTCAATCCGCAATCTCAAATCCACCAGACTTTCAGCTAAAAAGAATTTTTCTAGGGCTTCTAAAGGCGTGGGGGCTAGATTGCCCATTGATCGTTTTGTTTATGGTGGGGTGTGTAATGATTACTCCATTGCCTCCTTTTTAACACGAGATGGGCAAACCCATATGTATGGCGAAAATTCCAAACTCACTAAATACGAGTACTTTTATGAAAAACTTTTAAATTGGATTGTAGAGATGCTTAACACGCAAGAAGATGTGGGAAGTTTAGAAAATCTTAAAGAGGTGTTAGGCTCTTGTAATTACCCTTCTAAAATGCTAGTGGCCATTGGCGCTACTCCTTACATGCCCTTTGGACAAGAAAACTTTTTAAAGCAAGATGATGTGATCACCATTATTGCTTATAACCACCGCCGCTACGCCATTGAAAAACTCTTGGATATGACTGCTTCTAATGAGTTACTCATCAGCCATTTGGCAGACACTTCCATTGTACAACAAAAAATCGCCCTAGAGAGTGGCGATTAG
- the selD gene encoding selenide, water dikinase SelD — MADLKQITAPLKQPRTPGVLLDFSDSDDCGALQVGGSLLVQSVDVIPPVVDDPYLYGQIATANALSDVFAKGARALSALSILAWDQERVSKESVQAILQGSLDKLNECGCSLLGGHSLSDLEQKFGLSVTGVVLKELWRNNTAEIGDVLILTKPLGSGIITTALKRRVIANAPHALISMATLNVKAMEVLQKFSIHACTDVTGFGLLGHVSQMLNPSISIEIESASILLLEGALELARQGVYPGGSVANQKALSNQVLSHTSLPEILFYDAQTSGGLLATLKENEAKECVQILKDEGIEAQIIGQCVPRKSPPLILF; from the coding sequence CTGGCAGATCTCAAACAAATCACAGCCCCTCTCAAACAGCCCCGCACTCCGGGTGTACTGTTAGATTTTAGCGATAGTGATGATTGTGGCGCTTTGCAGGTTGGGGGATCTTTGCTCGTGCAAAGTGTAGATGTGATCCCACCGGTGGTAGATGATCCTTACTTATATGGGCAAATAGCCACAGCCAACGCTTTAAGCGATGTATTTGCTAAGGGTGCGCGCGCTTTAAGTGCGCTTAGTATTTTAGCTTGGGATCAAGAACGGGTGAGCAAAGAAAGTGTACAGGCAATTTTGCAGGGCTCTTTAGATAAATTAAATGAGTGTGGCTGTTCTCTTTTGGGGGGGCATAGTTTAAGCGATTTAGAGCAAAAATTTGGTTTGAGTGTTACGGGGGTGGTTTTAAAAGAGCTTTGGCGCAATAATACAGCAGAAATAGGCGATGTGCTGATTTTAACCAAACCTCTAGGCAGTGGGATCATCACCACCGCCTTAAAAAGAAGGGTAATTGCTAACGCCCCTCATGCCCTTATTAGCATGGCAACTTTAAATGTTAAGGCGATGGAGGTTTTGCAAAAATTTAGTATACACGCTTGCACAGATGTAACCGGATTTGGATTACTTGGGCATGTAAGCCAAATGTTAAACCCCTCTATCTCTATAGAAATAGAAAGCGCCTCTATTTTACTTTTAGAGGGGGCGCTAGAATTAGCTAGGCAGGGGGTGTATCCGGGGGGCAGTGTAGCCAATCAAAAAGCTTTAAGCAATCAAGTTTTAAGCCACACTTCTTTACCCGAGATTCTTTTTTATGATGCCCAAACCTCTGGGGGATTATTAGCCACTTTAAAAGAAAACGAGGCTAAAGAATGCGTACAAATTTTAAAAGATGAAGGGATAGAGGCGCAGATAATAGGGCAATGTGTGCCCAGAAAAAGCCCCCCCCTTATACTTTTTTAA